A section of the Rhodobacter sp. genome encodes:
- the efp gene encoding elongation factor P — MAKINGNEIRPGAVLEHDNGLWVAVKVNHVKPGKGGAFAQVELKNLRDGRKLNERFRSEDKVEVVKLERKDQQFLYEADSMLTFMDSETFEQIELPADLLGDRRPFLQDGMTVTIEYYGDEALNVALPPKVVCKIIETEPVVKGQTAANSFKPAVLDNGLRIMVPPFVAQDEDIVVHTETFEYSERA, encoded by the coding sequence ATGGCCAAGATCAACGGCAATGAAATCCGCCCGGGCGCGGTTCTGGAGCACGACAATGGCCTGTGGGTCGCGGTCAAGGTGAACCATGTCAAGCCCGGCAAGGGCGGCGCCTTTGCCCAGGTCGAGCTGAAGAACCTGCGCGACGGCCGCAAGCTGAACGAGCGCTTCCGGTCCGAGGACAAGGTCGAGGTGGTCAAACTGGAACGCAAGGATCAACAGTTTCTTTACGAAGCCGATTCCATGCTGACCTTCATGGATTCGGAAACCTTCGAGCAGATCGAACTGCCCGCCGATCTGTTGGGCGACCGCCGCCCGTTCCTGCAAGACGGCATGACCGTCACCATCGAATACTACGGCGACGAGGCGCTCAATGTCGCGCTGCCGCCCAAGGTCGTCTGCAAGATCATCGAAACCGAGCCGGTCGTCAAAGGCCAGACCGCCGCCAACAGCTTCAAGCCGGCAGTCCTGGACAACGGCCTGCGCATCATGGTGCCGCCCTTCGTCGCCCAGGACGAGGATATCGTCGTCCACACCGAGACCTTCGAGTATTCCGAAAGGGCCTGA
- a CDS encoding META domain-containing protein, whose amino-acid sequence MRAVAVAVLLSLAGCTGAGAGPEGDWRVVELDGTAIAPADGVTLALADGQATGRSGCNRFTGGYALGSGFTFGPLAATRMACFGRAAELETLFNRVTGQVDGWRREDAALVLMAGARPVLRAVPAESR is encoded by the coding sequence ATGCGTGCGGTCGCGGTTGCCGTTCTGTTGTCCCTGGCCGGGTGCACCGGCGCAGGTGCGGGCCCCGAAGGGGACTGGCGGGTGGTCGAACTGGATGGCACGGCCATCGCTCCCGCGGACGGGGTGACGCTGGCGCTGGCCGATGGTCAGGCCACGGGCCGCTCAGGGTGCAACCGGTTCACCGGGGGGTATGCGCTGGGCTCAGGGTTCACCTTTGGCCCGCTGGCCGCGACCCGCATGGCCTGTTTCGGCCGCGCGGCCGAGCTGGAAACGCTGTTCAACCGCGTCACGGGGCAGGTCGATGGCTGGCGCCGCGAAGACGCGGCTTTGGTGCTGATGGCGGGCGCGCGGCCCGTCCTGCGCGCGGTTCCCGCGGAATCCCGGTAA
- a CDS encoding CDP-alcohol phosphatidyltransferase family protein, translated as MLDRYLRPLIDPPLDRLGRALAGLGIGANAVTALGLALGLGAALAVALGAFGVALALMLASRLADGLDGAVARATRPSDFGGVFDIAADFVFYAALPLAFVWADPVANGLAGAALIAGFYVNAASFLGYAILAAKQGRTTRARGQKSWYHAGGLMEGTETIAFFAAFCLWPGVFPALAWVFAALCLLTATARLAQMHQTFD; from the coding sequence ATGCTCGACCGATACCTGCGCCCGCTCATCGACCCGCCGCTCGACCGTCTGGGGCGGGCGCTGGCCGGGCTCGGCATCGGCGCGAACGCGGTAACGGCGCTGGGTTTGGCGCTGGGACTGGGCGCCGCGCTGGCAGTGGCGCTGGGCGCGTTCGGCGTGGCGCTGGCCCTGATGTTGGCCTCGCGGCTGGCGGACGGGCTGGACGGCGCAGTCGCGCGCGCGACCCGGCCCAGCGATTTTGGCGGGGTCTTCGACATCGCCGCCGATTTCGTGTTCTATGCGGCGCTTCCCCTGGCCTTTGTCTGGGCCGACCCCGTCGCGAACGGGCTGGCCGGTGCCGCGCTGATCGCCGGTTTCTACGTCAATGCCGCCAGCTTCCTGGGGTATGCCATCCTGGCGGCCAAGCAGGGCCGCACGACGCGCGCGCGCGGCCAGAAATCCTGGTATCACGCCGGAGGGTTGATGGAAGGCACGGAAACCATCGCCTTTTTCGCCGCGTTCTGCCTGTGGCCCGGGGTCTTTCCGGCGCTGGCCTGGGTCTTTGCCGCGCTCTGCCTGCTGACCGCGACGGCCCGACTGGCCCAGATGCACCAGACTTTCGACTGA
- a CDS encoding alpha/beta hydrolase — MTQVLTTPQGRRIAYVRTPGTGPGVVFLGGFKSDMTGTKAQFLEHWARDRGRAFLRFDYSGHGQSSGDFLDGCIGDWSQDAMEAIRALTDGPQVLVGSSMGGWIALLVARAMPDRVAALVGIAAAPDFTEDGLWSDFSDDQRARLDADGVVDLPSEYDDAPYRITRRLIEDGRTRLVLRSPLPLPFPVRLLQGSNDTDVPVSVALRLFEHADSPDLTLSLVKGADHRFSEPDNLALLARTLADLPLTP; from the coding sequence TTGACGCAGGTCCTGACGACCCCGCAAGGCCGCCGCATCGCCTATGTCCGGACGCCGGGCACCGGGCCGGGCGTGGTGTTCCTGGGCGGCTTCAAATCCGACATGACGGGCACCAAGGCGCAATTCCTGGAACACTGGGCCCGGGACCGGGGCCGGGCCTTCCTGCGCTTCGACTATTCGGGCCACGGGCAGTCCAGCGGCGATTTCCTCGACGGTTGCATCGGCGACTGGTCCCAGGACGCCATGGAGGCGATCCGCGCGCTGACCGATGGGCCCCAGGTCTTGGTGGGCTCGTCCATGGGCGGATGGATCGCACTGCTGGTGGCGCGCGCGATGCCCGACCGGGTGGCGGCGCTGGTCGGCATCGCCGCGGCGCCCGATTTCACCGAGGACGGCCTGTGGTCCGACTTTTCCGACGATCAGCGCGCCCGTCTGGACGCCGACGGTGTCGTCGATCTGCCGTCCGAGTATGACGACGCCCCCTATCGCATCACGCGCCGCCTGATCGAGGACGGCCGCACCCGCCTGGTGTTGCGCAGCCCCCTGCCCCTGCCGTTCCCGGTGCGGCTGCTGCAAGGGTCGAACGACACCGACGTGCCGGTATCGGTGGCGCTCAGGCTGTTCGAACACGCCGACAGCCCGGATCTGACCCTGTCGCTGGTGAAAGGCGCCGATCACCGCTTTTCCGAACCCGACAACCTGGCGCTTCTGGCCCGCACGTTGGCCGATCTGCCGCTCACGCCTTGA
- a CDS encoding creatininase family protein, with amino-acid sequence MQETDWSRLKAHELRALAAQDAVVILPIASIEQHGPHLPTMTDTRLGYEVNMRAARKACATRPVVVAPVVWSGLSEHHMPFGGTLTLSHATFRAVLHDLIVSITRHGFRHILISNSHGGNMVAMQQICDELGSQIDAVLVGATYVAEAGEDLAQHCQDQPGVMHGGEAETSMMLACEPDLVDTSDLASVIDGMDGAGFLKAGKTAYRWRPFPHITGNGMAGNASRATAEKGERMLEAGANALAALICDPATWADPADRRGAGTMGVPFR; translated from the coding sequence ATGCAAGAAACCGACTGGTCCCGCCTCAAGGCGCACGAACTGCGCGCGCTGGCCGCCCAGGATGCGGTGGTGATCCTGCCAATCGCCTCGATCGAGCAGCACGGCCCCCATCTGCCGACCATGACCGACACGCGCCTTGGTTACGAAGTCAACATGCGCGCCGCGCGCAAGGCTTGCGCCACGCGCCCCGTGGTCGTCGCGCCGGTCGTCTGGTCGGGCCTCAGCGAACATCACATGCCCTTTGGTGGCACGCTGACGCTGAGCCACGCGACGTTTCGCGCCGTGCTGCATGACCTGATCGTGTCGATCACCCGGCACGGATTTCGGCACATCCTGATTTCCAACTCGCACGGCGGCAACATGGTCGCCATGCAGCAGATCTGCGACGAGCTGGGCTCGCAGATCGACGCCGTTCTGGTCGGCGCCACCTATGTCGCCGAGGCCGGCGAGGATCTGGCGCAGCATTGCCAGGACCAGCCCGGCGTGATGCATGGCGGCGAGGCCGAGACCTCGATGATGCTGGCCTGCGAACCGGATCTGGTGGACACCTCGGACCTGGCCTCGGTCATCGACGGGATGGACGGCGCAGGGTTCCTCAAGGCCGGCAAGACCGCCTATCGTTGGCGTCCCTTCCCGCATATCACCGGCAACGGCATGGCCGGGAATGCCAGCCGCGCCACCGCCGAAAAGGGCGAGAGGATGCTGGAAGCCGGCGCCAATGCACTGGCCGCGCTGATCTGCGACCCCGCCACCTGGGCCGACCCCGCCGACCGGCGCGGCGCGGGCACGATGGGGGTGCCGTTCCGTTGA
- a CDS encoding DNA-3-methyladenine glycosylase I, which yields MRSYDEILAIAASRKGSVEAVLKDIPVPLGADALAAIPDTRWLAQMARGILQAGISWKVVDTKWPGIEAAFHGFDIGFVTFQPEDWFYDLCADTRVIRSPPKLRAILDNAHFIRRVSAESGSFGRRIGDWPAEDYAGLIQWLQSQGARLGGATGPYMLRQMGKDGFVLSQDVTARLVAEGVIDKAPTSKKAWAQVQAAFDTWRAQSGQSLTTISRVLAQSL from the coding sequence ATGCGCAGCTATGACGAGATCCTGGCCATCGCCGCCAGCCGCAAGGGCAGCGTCGAGGCGGTGCTGAAGGACATCCCCGTGCCGCTGGGGGCCGACGCGCTGGCCGCGATCCCCGATACGCGGTGGCTGGCGCAGATGGCGCGCGGCATCTTGCAGGCGGGGATCAGCTGGAAGGTGGTCGATACCAAATGGCCCGGGATCGAGGCCGCGTTTCACGGCTTCGACATCGGCTTCGTGACCTTTCAGCCCGAGGACTGGTTCTACGACCTGTGCGCGGACACGCGCGTCATCCGCAGCCCGCCCAAGCTGCGCGCGATCCTGGACAACGCGCACTTCATCCGTCGGGTCAGCGCCGAGTCGGGCAGTTTCGGCCGCCGCATCGGCGACTGGCCGGCCGAGGATTACGCCGGCCTGATCCAATGGTTGCAGTCCCAAGGCGCGCGACTGGGCGGCGCGACCGGCCCCTACATGCTGCGGCAGATGGGCAAGGACGGCTTTGTCCTGTCGCAGGACGTGACCGCCCGGCTGGTGGCCGAAGGCGTCATCGACAAGGCACCGACCTCGAAAAAGGCCTGGGCGCAGGTGCAGGCGGCGTTTGACACCTGGCGCGCGCAGTCGGGGCAAAGCCTGACCACCATCAGCCGCGTGCTGGCGCAAAGCCTGTGA
- the thrS gene encoding threonine--tRNA ligase: MSQISLKFPDGNTRQYDAGVTPAQVAQSIAPSLAKAAISAQVNGQHWDLQWPIQGDATISLNTMKDDGPALELIRHDLAHVMARAVQEIWPDTKVTIGPVRDYGWFYDFDRAEPFTPEDLGQIEARMKQIINAREPVKTEVWSRADALAYYERTGEPYKVELVNRIPADQSIRMYWHGPWQDLCRGPHLQHTGQLPADAFKLTHVAGAYWLGDSTRPMLQRIYGVAFKSRDDLKAHMTMLEEAAKRDHRKLGREMDLFHMQEEAPGQVFWHANGWTIYTQLQDYMRRKQRAGGYVEVNTPQVVNRKLWEASGHWENYRENMFIVEVDEEGAKEKVVNALKPMNCPCHVQIFNHGIKSYRDLPLRMAEFGSCARYEPSGALHGIMRVRGFTQDDAHIFATEEQIESEAKRFIEFLADVYAQLGFDTWRIKLSTRPEKRIGTEESWDHAEAALANAVTAAGHAYELFEGEGAFYGPKLEFVLTDAIGRDWQCGTFQVDPNLPERLDAEYVGSDGAKHRPLMLHRACLGSFERFIGILIENYAGKLPMWLAPKQVVVASIVSEADAYVREVAAALTAAGLRVEADTRNEKINYKVREHSLAKVPVILAVGAREVAERTVSVRRLGDTRTETCALDGLVAELTAEAVAPDLR, from the coding sequence ATGAGCCAGATTTCCCTGAAATTCCCTGATGGTAACACGCGCCAGTATGACGCCGGCGTGACCCCCGCGCAGGTCGCGCAATCCATCGCACCGTCGCTGGCCAAGGCCGCGATTTCGGCGCAGGTGAACGGCCAGCACTGGGACCTGCAATGGCCCATCCAGGGCGATGCGACGATCTCGTTGAACACGATGAAGGACGACGGCCCGGCGCTGGAACTGATCCGTCACGATCTAGCGCATGTCATGGCCCGCGCGGTGCAGGAAATCTGGCCCGACACCAAGGTCACCATCGGCCCGGTGCGCGATTACGGCTGGTTCTATGACTTTGACCGGGCCGAGCCCTTCACGCCCGAGGACCTGGGCCAGATCGAGGCGCGGATGAAGCAGATCATCAACGCACGCGAACCGGTCAAGACCGAGGTCTGGTCCCGCGCCGACGCGCTGGCCTATTACGAGCGCACGGGCGAACCCTACAAGGTCGAACTGGTCAACCGCATCCCGGCCGACCAGTCGATCCGCATGTATTGGCACGGGCCCTGGCAGGACCTGTGCCGCGGGCCGCACCTGCAACACACGGGGCAACTGCCGGCCGATGCGTTCAAGCTGACCCATGTCGCGGGGGCCTATTGGCTGGGCGACAGCACGCGGCCGATGCTGCAACGCATCTATGGCGTGGCGTTCAAGTCGCGCGACGACCTGAAGGCGCACATGACCATGCTCGAGGAGGCCGCCAAGCGCGACCACCGCAAGCTGGGCCGCGAGATGGACCTGTTCCACATGCAGGAGGAGGCGCCGGGCCAGGTGTTCTGGCACGCGAACGGCTGGACGATCTACACGCAGCTTCAGGACTACATGCGCCGCAAGCAGCGCGCCGGCGGCTATGTCGAGGTGAACACGCCGCAGGTCGTGAACCGCAAGCTCTGGGAGGCCTCGGGTCACTGGGAGAACTACCGCGAGAACATGTTCATCGTCGAGGTGGACGAGGAAGGCGCCAAGGAAAAGGTCGTCAACGCGCTGAAACCGATGAACTGCCCCTGCCATGTGCAGATATTCAACCACGGCATCAAGAGTTATCGCGACCTGCCGCTGCGGATGGCGGAATTCGGCTCGTGCGCGCGCTACGAACCCTCGGGCGCGCTGCACGGGATCATGCGGGTGCGCGGCTTCACCCAGGACGACGCGCATATCTTTGCCACCGAAGAGCAGATCGAAAGCGAAGCGAAGCGGTTCATCGAATTCCTGGCCGATGTCTATGCGCAGCTCGGCTTTGACACGTGGCGCATCAAGCTGTCGACGCGGCCCGAGAAGCGCATCGGCACCGAGGAAAGCTGGGATCACGCCGAGGCGGCCCTGGCCAACGCGGTGACCGCGGCGGGTCACGCCTATGAGCTGTTCGAAGGCGAGGGGGCGTTTTACGGGCCCAAGCTGGAGTTCGTTCTGACCGACGCCATCGGCCGCGACTGGCAATGCGGGACCTTCCAGGTGGACCCGAACCTGCCCGAGCGGCTGGATGCGGAATATGTCGGGTCCGACGGGGCAAAGCACCGCCCGCTGATGCTGCACCGCGCCTGCCTGGGCTCGTTCGAACGCTTCATCGGCATCCTGATCGAGAACTACGCGGGCAAGCTGCCGATGTGGCTGGCGCCGAAGCAGGTGGTCGTGGCCTCGATCGTGTCCGAGGCGGACGCCTATGTGCGCGAGGTCGCCGCGGCGCTGACCGCCGCCGGCCTGCGGGTCGAGGCCGACACCCGCAACGAGAAGATCAACTACAAGGTCCGCGAGCATTCGCTGGCCAAGGTCCCGGTGATCCTGGCGGTGGGCGCGCGCGAGGTGGCCGAGCGCACGGTTTCGGTGCGCCGGCTGGGCGATACCCGCACCGAGACATGCGCGCTCGACGGTCTGGTGGCGGAGCTGACGGCCGAGGCCGTGGCGCCCGATCTGCGCTAG
- a CDS encoding YafY family transcriptional regulator: MTARAERLLAVLQILRRHRQPVAAQRIAGETGTSLRTVYRDIDALRAQGAAIEGEAGLGYVLRPGFLLPPLMFTEDEIEALVLGARLVASRGDPTLAAAAAEAVARIGAVLPGRLRDLAESAALLVPTGARRDAPHMAALRRAIRAERKVEIRYRDKSGTETRRVVWPFAMGFFDSVQVLVAWCETRQAVRHFREDRIADCAVLELRYPQRRARLLRDWATAEKIRAAGVAADRS, translated from the coding sequence ATGACCGCCCGCGCCGAACGCCTGCTTGCCGTGTTGCAGATCCTGCGCCGCCATCGTCAACCGGTGGCTGCGCAGCGCATCGCTGGCGAGACCGGCACCAGTCTGCGCACCGTCTATCGCGACATCGACGCCCTGCGCGCCCAGGGCGCGGCCATCGAGGGCGAGGCCGGGCTGGGCTATGTCCTGCGCCCCGGGTTCCTGCTGCCGCCGCTGATGTTCACCGAGGACGAGATCGAGGCCCTGGTTCTGGGCGCCCGTCTGGTTGCCAGCCGTGGCGACCCCACGCTGGCCGCCGCCGCCGCCGAAGCCGTGGCGCGGATCGGCGCGGTTTTGCCGGGGCGGCTGCGCGACCTGGCCGAGAGCGCGGCGCTGCTGGTGCCGACAGGCGCGCGGCGCGACGCGCCCCACATGGCCGCGCTCAGGCGCGCGATTCGCGCCGAGCGCAAGGTGGAGATCCGCTACCGCGACAAGTCCGGCACCGAGACACGGCGCGTGGTCTGGCCCTTTGCGATGGGGTTTTTCGACAGCGTGCAGGTTTTGGTCGCCTGGTGCGAGACCCGCCAGGCGGTGCGCCACTTTCGAGAGGACCGTATCGCCGACTGCGCGGTGCTCGAGCTGCGCTACCCGCAGCGGCGGGCGCGCCTGCTGCGCGACTGGGCCACGGCCGAGAAAATCCGCGCCGCGGGGGTGGCTGCTGACAGATCCTGA
- a CDS encoding VOC family protein: MQDCPMMIHYVRDPVASTRFYADALGVPVIHESADFAMLALGAGMRLGLWRAGAVAPAASGAAGCGELCVALPDAAALDALHARLAAQGARVTQPPAAMGFGRAFTVLDPDGHRLRPYVPAAR, from the coding sequence ATGCAAGACTGTCCGATGATGATCCATTATGTCCGCGACCCGGTCGCCAGCACCCGCTTCTATGCCGATGCGCTGGGCGTGCCGGTGATCCATGAAAGCGCCGATTTCGCCATGCTCGCGCTGGGGGCGGGGATGCGCCTGGGCCTGTGGCGGGCCGGCGCGGTCGCGCCCGCTGCGTCCGGTGCGGCGGGCTGCGGCGAGCTTTGCGTGGCGTTGCCCGACGCGGCGGCGCTGGATGCGCTGCATGCCCGGCTTGCGGCGCAGGGCGCGCGGGTGACGCAGCCCCCCGCCGCGATGGGGTTCGGACGGGCGTTCACCGTCCTTGATCCGGACGGCCACCGGCTGCGCCCCTATGTTCCGGCGGCGCGATGA
- a CDS encoding EVE domain-containing protein: MSGRAWVAVVSADHVRIGLAGGFVQVCHGKAAPLRRLSPGDRVACYSPREAMRAGAPVQAFTALGRVREGAPYAVPMAPGFVPFRRDVHWLKAGVAPIRPLLAQLSFGGPNWGYRLRLGLFAVTECDMDQIARAMGAAD; encoded by the coding sequence ATGAGCGGGCGGGCCTGGGTCGCCGTCGTCTCGGCCGATCATGTGCGGATCGGTCTGGCGGGGGGCTTCGTGCAGGTCTGCCATGGCAAGGCGGCGCCTCTGCGCCGCCTGAGCCCGGGCGACCGCGTGGCCTGCTATTCCCCGCGCGAGGCAATGCGGGCGGGTGCGCCGGTGCAGGCCTTCACCGCGCTGGGGCGGGTGCGCGAGGGCGCGCCCTACGCGGTGCCGATGGCGCCGGGGTTCGTGCCTTTCCGCCGCGATGTCCATTGGCTGAAGGCCGGGGTCGCGCCGATCCGGCCGCTGCTGGCGCAGCTCAGCTTCGGGGGCCCGAACTGGGGCTACCGGCTGCGCCTCGGGCTGTTCGCGGTGACCGAATGCGACATGGACCAGATCGCCCGGGCGATGGGAGCCGCCGACTGA
- a CDS encoding DUF2147 domain-containing protein → MKSPILILAALALGTGAALADPVEGRWSTQPDDNGNTGVVEITQCGNRFCGTLIESRHADGSTFQSENVGRRIVWDMEPRGDGAYRDGQIWAPDRDQTYRSRMDLQGNHLTVAGCVLFICRDQTWTRTD, encoded by the coding sequence ATGAAATCACCGATTCTGATCCTTGCGGCGCTGGCTCTGGGCACCGGGGCCGCGCTGGCCGATCCTGTCGAGGGACGGTGGAGCACCCAGCCCGACGACAACGGCAACACCGGGGTGGTCGAGATCACCCAGTGCGGCAACCGCTTTTGCGGCACGCTGATCGAATCGCGCCACGCCGATGGAAGCACCTTCCAGTCGGAAAACGTCGGCCGACGCATCGTCTGGGACATGGAGCCGCGCGGAGATGGCGCCTATCGGGACGGCCAGATCTGGGCACCGGACCGCGACCAGACCTATCGCTCGCGCATGGATCTGCAGGGCAACCATCTGACCGTGGCGGGCTGTGTCCTGTTCATCTGCCGCGATCAGACCTGGACCCGCACCGACTGA
- a CDS encoding DMT family transporter — MSGADWSRLLLLSLLWGGSFFFVGVAVPVLPPFTIVLARVGLAALVLGAALPLFGLPVPRGSGPWAALLVMGVLNNLIPFSLFALAQGQISSGLASILNATTPLWGVIVAHLATRDERMTPARVIGVLVGFAGVAVMMGPGVLGESGGHLWGQIACLGAALSYALAGVWGRRFRGSGLPPLSVAFGQCLSAAVLLVPVVALREAPWTLPMPAPHVLWALVGMAVLSTSFAYALYFGLIQSAGAVNAFLVTFLIPVSAVALGVAFLGETLLPRQVAGMGLIALGLMVIDGRLWRRITGPGSGARPRV, encoded by the coding sequence ATGTCCGGCGCGGATTGGTCCAGACTGCTGCTGCTCTCGCTCTTGTGGGGCGGGTCGTTCTTTTTCGTGGGTGTCGCGGTGCCCGTTCTGCCGCCCTTCACGATCGTCCTGGCGCGGGTGGGCCTGGCGGCGCTGGTGCTGGGCGCGGCCTTGCCGCTGTTCGGCCTGCCCGTGCCCAGGGGTTCGGGACCCTGGGCGGCGCTGCTGGTGATGGGGGTGCTGAACAACCTGATCCCGTTCAGCCTGTTCGCGCTGGCGCAGGGGCAGATCTCGTCGGGGCTGGCGTCGATCCTGAACGCGACGACGCCGCTTTGGGGGGTGATCGTCGCGCATCTGGCGACCCGGGACGAACGCATGACCCCGGCGCGCGTGATCGGTGTGCTGGTCGGGTTCGCGGGCGTCGCGGTGATGATGGGGCCGGGTGTTCTGGGCGAAAGCGGCGGCCACTTGTGGGGGCAGATCGCCTGTCTGGGCGCGGCGCTGAGCTATGCGCTGGCGGGCGTCTGGGGACGGCGGTTCCGGGGCAGCGGCCTGCCGCCCCTGAGCGTCGCCTTCGGTCAATGTCTGAGCGCGGCGGTGCTGCTCGTGCCGGTCGTCGCCCTGCGCGAGGCCCCCTGGACCCTGCCGATGCCGGCGCCCCACGTGCTGTGGGCGCTGGTGGGGATGGCGGTGCTGTCCACCTCGTTCGCCTATGCGCTGTATTTCGGCCTGATCCAGAGCGCGGGCGCGGTCAACGCCTTTCTCGTCACCTTCCTGATCCCGGTGAGCGCGGTGGCGCTGGGCGTGGCCTTTCTGGGCGAGACGCTGCTCCCCCGTCAGGTCGCCGGCATGGGCCTGATCGCGCTGGGGCTCATGGTCATCGACGGGCGGCTGTGGCGACGGATCACAGGCCCAGGTAGCGGTGCTCGACCTCGGGTGTGA
- a CDS encoding ABC transporter ATP-binding protein translates to MTPLAEVDGIEVFYGASQALFGVDLTVQPGQCVALMGRNGMGKSTTIRTLCRMQAPYKGRVRFDGQDITALPSYRAARLGIGLVPEGRRCFATLTVTENLIAAARPGAWTLERVQGFFPRLGERAGQQARTLSGGEQQMLAIGRALMTNPRLLVLDEATEGLAPVIRKEIWAAIARLKRDGQSILVVDKTLSELKPIADACVILERGRTVWTGEPAAITPEVEHRYLGL, encoded by the coding sequence ATGACCCCACTGGCCGAAGTTGACGGGATCGAGGTGTTTTACGGCGCCTCGCAGGCGCTGTTCGGCGTGGACCTGACAGTGCAACCCGGCCAATGCGTGGCGCTGATGGGGCGCAACGGCATGGGCAAGTCCACGACCATCCGCACCTTGTGCCGGATGCAGGCGCCCTACAAGGGGCGCGTGCGCTTTGACGGGCAGGACATCACCGCCCTGCCGTCCTACCGCGCGGCGCGTCTGGGCATCGGCCTGGTGCCCGAGGGGCGGCGCTGCTTTGCCACCCTCACCGTGACCGAGAACCTGATCGCCGCCGCGCGTCCCGGCGCCTGGACGCTGGAACGCGTGCAGGGGTTTTTCCCGCGTCTGGGCGAACGGGCGGGGCAACAGGCGCGCACGCTTTCGGGCGGCGAACAGCAGATGCTGGCGATCGGGCGCGCGCTGATGACCAACCCGCGCCTGCTGGTTCTGGACGAAGCAACCGAGGGGCTGGCCCCCGTGATCCGCAAGGAAATCTGGGCCGCCATCGCCCGGCTGAAGCGCGACGGCCAGTCGATCCTGGTGGTGGACAAAACCTTGAGCGAGTTGAAGCCGATCGCCGACGCCTGTGTGATCCTCGAACGCGGGCGCACCGTCTGGACCGGCGAGCCCGCCGCGATCACACCCGAGGTCGAGCACCGCTACCTGGGCCTGTGA
- a CDS encoding ABC transporter ATP-binding protein — translation MAEPVLTLSHLSKSFGALRATDDVSLTLEPGEIHALIGPNGAGKSTLIGQIAGRLAPDSGTIAFRGRDVTRLSTAQRARMGLGRTFQISSLIPEFSARRNVMLALQARQGHPFRFLKPVQRDKGLIAGAQSILARVGLDGRASVPSAELSHGERRLLEIAVALALEPACFLLDEPMAGMGAEGVGTLVQFLRALKQQAPILLVEHDMDAVFALADRISVLVYGRVIATGSVDQIRNDPQVREAYLGEETP, via the coding sequence ATGGCTGAGCCGGTCCTGACCCTCTCGCACCTGTCCAAGAGCTTTGGCGCGCTCAGGGCGACCGACGACGTGTCGCTGACCCTGGAACCTGGCGAGATCCACGCCCTGATCGGGCCGAACGGCGCGGGCAAGTCCACGCTGATCGGGCAGATCGCCGGACGGCTGGCGCCGGACAGCGGCACCATCGCCTTTCGCGGGCGCGACGTGACGCGCCTCAGCACCGCGCAGCGGGCGCGGATGGGGCTGGGGCGCACGTTCCAGATATCCTCGCTCATCCCCGAGTTTTCGGCGCGGCGCAATGTCATGCTGGCGCTTCAGGCGCGGCAGGGCCATCCGTTCCGGTTTCTGAAACCCGTGCAACGCGACAAGGGCCTGATCGCCGGCGCGCAGTCGATCCTGGCCCGGGTCGGGCTTGACGGGCGCGCCAGCGTGCCCTCGGCCGAACTCAGCCACGGCGAGCGGCGGCTGCTGGAGATCGCGGTCGCGCTGGCCCTCGAACCGGCCTGCTTCCTGCTGGACGAACCCATGGCCGGCATGGGGGCCGAAGGGGTCGGCACCCTGGTGCAGTTTCTGCGCGCGCTCAAGCAACAGGCGCCGATCCTGTTGGTCGAACACGACATGGACGCGGTCTTTGCCCTGGCCGACCGGATCAGCGTGCTGGTCTACGGGCGCGTCATCGCGACGGGTTCGGTCGATCAGATCCGCAACGACCCTCAGGTGCGCGAGGCCTATCTGGGCGAGGAGACACCATGA